The Triticum aestivum cultivar Chinese Spring chromosome 4B, IWGSC CS RefSeq v2.1, whole genome shotgun sequence sequence TGTTgtagatgagatgagatgagatgagctGAGATGAGTAGTGACTGACTTGTCTGTAACTTTGTTTGTTTGTAGGAGTAGGGAGGGGTTTCGTTGCTGTACTGTATTTGTAGATGTAGTTTTACCTTGGTAGAGTAAGAAGAAGATGGATTGGAGGCTCAACTTTGAGCTGAGCCGAGCCACCCCTCAGCATAGAGACCTACCTACCTTGATGCTCTGTAAAACAAAACCATTTAGGCCGGTTGCTTTGATGCAGCATTTAGGTAGGTGTAATTTGACTTTTGTCATTCAGGCTTTGTCCCGTTTTGAACGCATAAGGTAGATCATGGTCTACCTTTTctttcaaaaaataataataataaaaaatgtcACCTTGCAATGCATCTCAACTTGAGAGTCCATCTCATCGTCTacctttattttcttttttccattTTCGTTTTAAATCCCTCAATATTTTTTGTAGAAAAACCATCAACATATTTTAAAACTCATGATTCTTTTTCAAATTCCGAAAATAATATCTGATTTCCAAACTTATTAAAGTTCATGATCATTTGTTAAATCCTTCAACATTTTTATATGTGCCAACTTACTTTAtaaaattcacaatttttttatCAAACTCATGAAGTTTTGCAAATTCATTTTCCAAATTTTTTAATGCTTTAAAATTAGAGGAtagttttgaaaataaaaaaattcataaacTTTTTCAAATTCGACAACATTTTAGTAACTTGCGAACATTTTATATTTCAATTTTGTTTTCAGATTTTTGAATACCGGTAATGCTAGTAAATCGGTTTTGTCGTAAAACTAGAAGAgcagcaacaattttttttgagacaAGCAGAGCAGCAACAGCTGGCGTGCAAACGTGCCTCACCGAACGAGGCGAGGGAAACACCTAGTTTCTGGACCGCGGCCCGCTACTGGCGCTGAAGACGATGAGGTTCCCTGTGGCTACAAGCCCGTTTAGCCCAAGTTTACAAAGGATGCCTCAAGTTGCACCCATTACATGCAGTATAGATAAATCTCAAAAAACAAAACATGCAGTATAGATAGTATAATTCATTCGTAAATAACATGTAAAtatttaaataaaatagaacaaaTAAAATAGAACAATTAATTCATCAGTACCGTGCAAAtatttaaataaaatagaacaaaTAAAATAGAACGATTAATTCATCAGTACCGTGCAAAtatttaaataaaatagaacaaaTGATTCATAAATAGTGTGCAATTAATTACATAAAATAGAATAAATGGCATGCAAataattatataaaatagcatcaTTAATCCATAAATAGCATGCAAATaattatataaatagaacaattaATCCATAAATGGCATGAAAataattatataaaatagcataattaATCCATAAATGGCATGTAAATAATTATATAAAATAGAAAATTAATCCACAAATGGCATGCAAATATTctagtacaacaatagttcaaatATAAATATTACATCTGAAAAAAGAACCGGATGTTCAAAAAGTTGTGGGCGCCAAGTGTTGTTGATCCACACACTTTGCCCCCCAAGTTCCATCCAACAATACATCAACATGATGTCGTGCCCTCTTTTGTTTTGTACGGCGTGGCAGCACACCCGGGCTATATGGTAACATGATCATCAAGTTGTAGCATTCATCGAATCAACAAACTAAACAAAGATGTAGAGCAAACAAGAAGAAAAACTTGGGATCACCATGGTTGACGAGCCTGGTGGTCACCTTAATTATTCTCCGCCCGTGCAATCACCATGATGGGGCAGTGACTCCACATTGCATTCATGGATGTCACGTGCAAGCTGCAGGGCGCAAGGCGCTTTTGCTCATGAACCAAGAATGCTCCGTCGCCCTTTTCGGCTGGCTTGCAGTCCATACCCACAAGAACCACAATGCCCATCGAAGTTTCTCTCCCCTCCCATTGACATTCACCTGCTTTGCAGCTTACGTTGGCACTGTGACTATGTTGTGCACACTCTTTATTATGTTACACCAGCTACTCCGAGCCACTCGTTTGCAGCTTACGTCGGCACTGTGACTATGTTGTGCACACTCTTTATTATGTTACACCAGCTACTCTGAGCCACTCGTTCTGTTGCCACTCACGAGGAGTTATGAGATTTGTGTATTATAGTGTGTCCATGTTGTGTAATGTAGTGCTTGTGGCCGTCAAACGGCTAAGCCCTCATTTTTCATAAATTCGTTCAATGGAGGGGGTGGGGGCATTTCCCCCCTCGTCTTAACACATAGCTCTGCCTCAAATTTAATTGCTCTATTGTCTCTGCATGGATTCATGAATTTAGTGGTCCCGCCCGTCTAGCTCCCACCACTCTATCCCAATTTTGTCGGTTACACCGTGGACATGCGCTGTTTTGAGCTGGATTTTGTTACACCGTAAACATTTCGGAAAGGACCTTAAGAATATTAAATTGTATGAATTAAAATTATTATTTGTAGAACTTGTAAACATTTAAAAAAGGACCTTAAGCTCATTCTACGCCAAAGGGCGGGCATAGAGACCGAGCATGAAATAAAATTAACCCAATTCCTGGGTTTTTTTCTGTTGGTGTCACAAAATCTAGTTTCCATTATTATTTAAATTAACGAAATTaccattttttgaattatttagaTTTCTTACCACATATGTCACGTGGTAGCATTTGTTTTGTTTATGTTTTGCCCCGGTGAACCTAAAAACCAAAGTAGTGTTATAATGTTTAGAGGGGCCATTGATTTGCTGAAGCCCCATGGTTGGAAGGCCAACTCCCACATACATAGTGGGCTGGGCGTGTTATGTGCTGCAGTCCTACCTATAGCTAGTTCTCCCACCTGATTCTCAAAAAAAAGCTAGTTCCCCCACCCGAGCAGCGGACCGCCGCCGCAACAAGAGAAGACCTTGCTcggccttgccgccgccgccgccgccgctacactTGTTGAGTCCAGCACCAGAACCTTCCCTCTGTCGGTGGGCTGCGGCGCCGTCGGATGAAAGGCGGTAGGAAGAACCTGCGGCGCGCGTGCGAGGAGGGCACCGCGGTGACGCTGGCGGAGGGCGAGAGCATCATGCAGGTCGTCACGCTGCGCGGCTCCAACCTCATCGAGGTACCTTCTTACCTTCTTCCTTCCTTCCCTCTCTTTTCTTCAAAATTGCTTCTTGCTTCTTCCTCACTCCTTCCTGCTGCCGCCGTGCTGGTGCTAGGTGACGGACGGCGAGGGCGTCAAGTCTCTCGCCCTATTCCCCGCCAAGTTCCAGACGAGCTTCTGGATCAAGAACGGTCATTAATTTATTTAGTACCAAATGGCTTGGCTTTTATACTTGGCCACGCTAAAAAAAACTACAGTAGCTCTGATCAAGAACTGTCAATGAATGAGTGAATGTGCAGGGAATTTCGTGGTTGTGGATGCTAGTGGGAGGGACGAGGCTCTCGAATCTGGAAGTAGGAAGTATGTGCATATACATGGTACATGCACGTGCATACTATACTGCCTCCTCTAATATGGGACCGAGCAGGGAGTATGTGTATATACATGGCGTGGTTCATATGCTTGTGGTTGACTGTTAGTTCATTCAGCTGTTTCTTTCAATAGTATACTGTGCATATGCAGGTTTCaaagcccagtttgttttttccttcttAAACATTGGATTGAATTCACATTCCATGTGATATGCACGTTACGAATGCATTTCAATAGCCTAAATGGTTTGATTCAGGTTTTGCTTGATCATGAAAAATGACACCGAGAACTGATATTATAATCAAATGTTGATGTAGTATAAATCATGGCAAAATACCACAGTAGGATTGAAGAAACTAAAAGTTTTCCTAGCTAGGAGGCCTTTCTAATAATAATGTACCAGTTGGTTGTTTGTGCTTTCGCACGAGCCCTGCATCAGGTAGTTTACTTGATTGAACCAGGGTTGTTACTGATTCACTCAATCTTTGTTATGCCAGGCCGGCTATCTTCAAGTCGACACCCAATGGGTGGGCGACAGGGCCAGAGGGAACGACATCGCAGGCTGAGGAAGAGCACAActccgaagaagaagacgacgatgatgatatgCCACCACTCGAGGCGAACACAAACAGGAATAGACCGTTTGACGTGCATTCCGACACAGAGAGTGATTCTGATTCTTAAGCTGGTAGACGACTTGGGAATAGGAGCCGTGGATGATGTATGTCACCCTATATATGGTTACCATCCACCTGTACACTTGTTGCCCAATCTGTCAAAGATAAAGTCTGAGTGAGTTTGTAGTACGACATTAAGTGGCTGCAGGGCATGACGAAGCTTGTCGTCGTCATCTGTGCTGTGATATGAAGAAAACAAGATTTTGTTCCATATGCTGCTTGTTATTTCTGCATGTTATAGTAGGAACAATTGTGACCACCAAGAAGAGTTTTCCAACAATTCAGCTgagtgctactactactactactagtttcTTGTTTTTCCCCTGTTTCTTGTTCCTTTCTGCAAGTGTTTCCTGTCCAATCGCAGTTGAGGTACAAACCAACAAGTGGAAGGAATGTTGTTGTTGAAACTGTTGCTCAACTCATGGATCCTGTAACTTAACTGGGGACTGGGCTGGTTAATTCCATCTTTTTTATTTGTGCTTTCGTATGAGCTCTGCATCAGTAGTCTATCTACTTGATAAAATCAGGATTGTTAGCTTGTCGTCCTTCCTCTCCATTGGGTGCCCCTGATTAACTCATCTTTGTTATGCCAGGCCGGCTATCTTCAAGTCAAGTCCCAATGGGTGGGCGACAGGGCTAGAAGGAACGACATTGCACAACTCTTATGAGGAtggagatgaggatgatgatatgcCGCCACTTGAGGCAAACACGAACGGAAATAATACCGTTTGACGTGCATTCCGATACAGAAAGTGACTCTGATTCTTGAACTGGTAGACGCCTTGGGAATAGTACGTCGTGGACAATGTCTCCCTATGGTTACCGTCCACCTGTACACCACACCTGATGTATTTATGCTCCTCGAATTTGGGAACGGCATGATAAACTTACTGCCCAATCTGTCAAAGATATAGTCAGTGCGTTTTGTCTGACATTAAGTGGCAGGGCATGTTGAGGCCTGTCACCTGTAGTGTAATATGAAGAAAACAAGAATGTTCCATATGTTGCAACTAGCTTATTGTGGATGTTATTGTGCAAGTGCTGTTTCTTGTCTGCTTGCTTTTTCACCTCGAAAGTCGACCGAAAAGGACCGAGCAAGCTAGCTTTGCTTTGCCCTGCCTAGTTAATTGCAGTTGTACTAGGTCTCAAGATGCTGCCACAGCTGCACAAGAAACAAATTCACCGATTTTGACAATTGAAGTCACACAAAAGATTTACTGATGAACAACTCTGGCCATATGAGAGCCTCAACAAATTAAGCTATCTTTAGAGGAGCATAATATATACTTGTATTATAGGTGCTCTGCATTTGTCTAATAGTTAAGTATGGGTTCATTCTCTTCTTGGTGCATTGTTAATGTGTTTGTTACTTATTAAATCTTTAATATTGTGCTTTGACTTCGGTAGAAAGTAGTGATGATATTATCAATTGGCATTCCTTTGAATAATTCTTTTCCAATTGCCCAACTCCTCTCTGAATATGGTTTTAATCACCACTAAGCAATGCTATCTTATTAATCTCATGTGCAGAAGGTGATGGAGGAAGGGGCCGTGGTCGAGGCCGAGGAGGCCGTGGACCATCTCCACAAGGGGACCTCCTCAAGAGTAGATTGGCTGGGCCGTCGACTATTGAATGCGACAAGTCTCATCTTTGCTAGATTAATGCCTGTTGTAACTTTATCTGGTTAGGTTTATGTTCAAAGTTGATAGAGTGACTCAGTGTGGGGGGATGAGGCTAGTTATAGTATGATTTTGTAGCTAGGTTAATTCTTCCATGCATCCTGCATGTGTTTATCATCAAGTCTACTAGCTCATAAGGTTTGTTTATGATGTTGTTGAATGCCCTATTCGTGAATGGTCAATCGTTGGTATCTACTAGCTTAGTTTCTGATTTAGTATCCTGAGGATGCATGGTAGCTGGAATCAAATTGCCTGGCATGCTGGCGATTTAAAGTATTCCTCCTCTGGCATGGCTTGATCAAGATTTGTGGGCTTGTGCGCACATGAACAACATACACTTGAAAATACCAAGGATTTGTTTGCTCTGCCTACCATTCTGGTTGAGAAAGAAGTTGTTGGTGGCGTGTGGACGTTGCCTGATATGCTTTGATGGGCTGAATCCAAACCGGGTATGCCTGATGTGCTGAGCCAACTTTTCTTCTCATACTTTGATGGCTTAATTAATTACTAAACAGTATAACTGAGCTAGCTATGAACCACCAGAACACTTTGCCATCGCTAGCCATCCAATTATTAGATGGATCTACATCGCTTTGCCATCGCTAGCAATTAAGTCGATCGCTTTCTGTTTTGACGTTCTGGTATTTATTCTGGGCCGCTGCTCCATGGAGCTAGCTGGGCGAGCTGTGATTGATCCGGCCGCGAATGCTTACTGGGCCGGTCGGTGAGTGCGTGCTTTCGTCCCCAGTGGCCGTGAGCACTGCTAATGCTTTAATCTCCGAACATTTATTTGTGAGATAATTGCTCTTACTTATTTGTCCCAGGAAACAATAACTCCAAAAAAATTGTCCCGGGAAACACTTTTATATCCACCCCGTTGAGCTAAATTGTGAGATTCTTTATCACCATGGAATGAGGTTAATGTGTTTTATTTTTTACCTTGTCTCGTGTGCGATGCACATGCAGACATGCCCATCGCCTTTTGTTGGGGTTAAGTCAGGCATACCAAGAAGTATGTGCAAATCAACCATGGATCATTCGTTAGTCCCGTCTGGATGCTTCTTTGGCAGTGGCATTgacatactccctctgtctaggtgtgtaagtcatcttacaaaaacctaataatcccaaaacacttaggcgcagtgcattaatttctacctcgtttcttgtttcttcacatattaATCAATAAGAGACGAgcggtgtgcatgcttttaatgacttgagactaccaaacacgacatgcagtggtgtAGTTCAttacatgcaatgctattaattagcacataaacattaaggtctctcgttttcccctcctccttggtcacgatgcacaacttaagatgacttactcacctagacggagggagtagtcaatttATCCGCTTTTGTGTCTCTCAGTTAGTGAGGTTGGGATGTCTATCTCATATATGTACCTGTAGAAAGTCTCcctttttttcttaaaaaaagtcTCCCGTTATGTGAATAATTACCTCTCGATGTATATTCTCAAAAAGTGAGAAATACAAGTTTTGAACCACACTATGGGTCTGGTTTGCAATAGTCCCCGACATTGCACTACTAACCATGCTGCTTTGTGCAATTTAGTATGGATGTAGGTCTAGATGACCATTTTGTTATTGAACCATCAGATATTTCAGAAACCACCGAGAGGTTTTGAGCCCTGAAAAGTTTGATGGCTAGAAAAGTACGCAGTTCTCTCTTGCACTCTTTATGTAAGCCACGCCGTAATCATATTAGCCGATATGAGGTCTAAAGAGGGAATCTCAAACATTGTGAAAGTTGTCGCTCACTATTATATgtctaaaaaaactaaaatttccATACTCTTAGTTTCCATTTTATGTGTTATGTCGTAAGAAAAATGTTATCCACTGTGAAAATTGTTACTTGTTGTATATGCCTATGAGACAGTGAAAATGGTACTTTTTAATTGAAAATTGCCGCATGCTTGTCTCATGTATGTGAAATAGTTCCTGAAATTATGTTGGTGATCCTTTAAAGCTTCAGCGGGTAATTGTATTTTAGAGAAGCTTATTTGTTACGTGTCATTTGACCTGTCATGGCGACGTCACAACAGGACGTGCATCAAAGTTTGGCCCCTTAGCAAGCATTATTTACTATCATATTATATTTGCATCATTGT is a genomic window containing:
- the LOC123090344 gene encoding probable RNA-binding protein EIF1AD, whose amino-acid sequence is MKGGRKNLRRACEEGTAVTLAEGESIMQVVTLRGSNLIEVTDGEGVKSLALFPAKFQTSFWIKNGNFVVVDASGRDEALESGSRKYVHIHGFKAQVVTDSLNLCYARPAIFKSTPNGWATGPEGTTSQAEEEHNSEEEDDDDDMPPLEANTNRNRPFDVHSDTESDSDS